In the genome of Flexistipes sinusarabici DSM 4947, one region contains:
- the thiM gene encoding hydroxyethylthiazole kinase, whose translation MNSTANILLAIGASPVMAHSIDEVEEIASVSSAVILNIGTIQHSWLESMILAGKTANKNSIPVVLDPVGSGATKLRTEAVKRIFDEVKIDVFRGNTSEIMSVISEGVRTKGVDSTLSLNSELRESIKSLANKKQCIVTASGENDFITNGSESWLTKNGHHVMTKVTGTGCGLSAVTGAFCSVLPKDKLKACVAASALFSACGEKAAKISDKPGSFITAFLDTLYTCDDEDVLKSMNIVQLDTT comes from the coding sequence ATGAACTCCACAGCAAATATTCTGCTTGCAATAGGAGCCTCGCCGGTTATGGCACACAGCATCGATGAAGTGGAGGAAATTGCTTCTGTCTCCTCTGCTGTAATACTCAACATCGGCACAATTCAACACTCCTGGCTGGAATCCATGATTCTGGCAGGTAAGACCGCCAACAAAAACAGCATACCTGTAGTTCTGGACCCTGTGGGCTCAGGAGCCACAAAACTGCGCACCGAAGCAGTAAAAAGGATTTTTGACGAAGTGAAAATAGATGTCTTCAGAGGTAACACTTCCGAAATAATGTCCGTAATATCTGAAGGGGTAAGAACCAAAGGCGTGGACAGCACCCTGTCTCTTAATAGCGAACTGCGGGAAAGCATAAAAAGTCTTGCAAACAAGAAACAATGTATAGTTACAGCTTCCGGAGAAAATGACTTTATCACAAACGGCAGCGAATCCTGGCTAACGAAAAACGGTCACCATGTCATGACAAAAGTTACAGGTACCGGCTGCGGCTTATCAGCAGTAACAGGAGCATTCTGTTCCGTACTTCCTAAAGATAAACTTAAAGCCTGCGTGGCAGCCAGTGCACTTTTTTCAGCTTGCGGAGAAAAAGCTGCAAAGATATCGGATAAACCGGGTAGCTTTATAACTGCCTTCCTCGACACACTCTATACCTGCGACGATGAAGATGTTCTGAAAAGTATGAATATAGTTCAGCTGGACACTACCTGA
- a CDS encoding phospholipase D-like domain-containing protein translates to MKESGKIFVKKYRLKLLLTVFIVFFAIIVNLKAGREKVSAKVQFLPNRQYLGEAVSSIENAEKNIVISIYMFKTTDYTTQDTKHIQNALIRAAEKGLDVTVIMDIEKEEGFLNEVNRETAEELAEEGINVIYDAPGTRTHTKLIVIDKKIVFIGSHNFTHSAMNYNNEASVKVISKDFAEKVLNYINGIGQ, encoded by the coding sequence ATGAAGGAGTCGGGAAAAATTTTTGTTAAAAAGTACCGTTTAAAGCTTCTTTTAACAGTCTTTATTGTTTTTTTCGCCATCATTGTCAATTTAAAAGCCGGTAGAGAGAAAGTTTCTGCTAAAGTACAGTTTTTGCCAAACCGGCAATATCTTGGAGAAGCTGTGAGCAGTATCGAAAATGCGGAGAAAAATATTGTAATCTCCATATATATGTTCAAAACCACTGACTATACTACTCAGGATACAAAACATATACAAAACGCACTTATCAGAGCTGCAGAGAAAGGTTTGGACGTAACTGTTATCATGGATATCGAAAAAGAGGAAGGTTTTTTGAATGAAGTTAACAGGGAAACAGCTGAAGAACTGGCTGAAGAAGGGATTAACGTCATCTATGATGCACCGGGAACAAGAACTCATACAAAACTTATTGTCATTGATAAAAAAATAGTGTTTATTGGTAGTCACAATTTCACTCACAGTGCTATGAATTATAACAATGAAGCTTCGGTAAAAGTTATTTCAAAAGATTTTGCAGAAAAAGTATTAAACTATATAAACGGAATAGGCCAATGA
- a CDS encoding pilus assembly protein PilP — MLNKYFVYFFLLLSVFVFTACDMIPGFSEKTEFTPRKEKPVEPVQVDVSNIKEQGKELKRLFADKYVPLEYSFQKNPFRSVVEIYKKSQQEEGVSSNPLRNVTLEKISLVGTLQGDVGIIGVINAEGSTYYVKTGDKIGENRGVIIDISANKLRIRQREQDIFGNVRSVIKELTLEPKEEAI; from the coding sequence ATGTTGAATAAATACTTTGTTTATTTTTTCTTATTACTTTCTGTTTTTGTGTTTACAGCATGTGATATGATCCCCGGTTTTTCTGAAAAAACAGAATTTACACCTAGAAAAGAAAAACCTGTAGAGCCTGTACAGGTTGATGTGAGCAATATTAAAGAGCAGGGGAAAGAGCTTAAGAGACTTTTTGCTGACAAATATGTACCTTTGGAATATTCTTTTCAGAAAAATCCGTTTAGATCAGTTGTCGAAATATACAAAAAATCTCAACAGGAAGAGGGTGTATCTTCTAATCCTTTAAGAAATGTTACTTTAGAAAAAATATCTCTTGTTGGAACATTGCAGGGGGATGTGGGAATAATTGGTGTGATCAATGCCGAAGGAAGTACATATTATGTTAAAACAGGCGATAAAATAGGTGAAAACAGAGGTGTGATTATTGACATCTCTGCAAATAAATTGCGTATAAGGCAAAGAGAACAGGATATTTTTGGGAATGTTCGTAGTGTTATAAAAGAATTAACATTGGAGCCTAAGGAGGAAGCAATATGA
- a CDS encoding RtcB family protein, whose product MKLNKIRENIYKISRDDYPEMNVPAFLYASDMMIEDIQNDQSLTQLKNAAMLPGIANGVYAMPDIHYGYGLPIGGVLPVFADKGVITPGGVGFDINCGVRLITFDINKSELKNPESLVKHLYKKIPCGVGEGGNIKLSNKEMKKLLQEGSKWAVNSGYGNESDLYNTESFGCLSEADPSQVSKRAMERGSDQCGTLGSGNHFLEIGSVDKIFDKKTANFWGLEEGKLTLMIHSGSRGLGHQICTDFLKVFERTLEKYKISVPDKQLSCAPVDSDESRKYFSAMACAANFAWANRQILMNLAVSAVADYFKVKAENLNYRLIYDVAHNIVKKEFFDLKSKNCEIYVHRKGATRALPPGHKDLPEHLKKSGQPVIIPGDMGRYSYILSGVKNAPELSFNSACHGAGRVLSRKKAVKTAGDRNIAIELKDKNIYVMSRGKKTLKEEMPDAYKDVANVVDVVHNLKIAEKTARIKPICVIKG is encoded by the coding sequence GTGAAGTTAAACAAAATCCGGGAGAATATATATAAAATTTCCAGGGATGATTATCCTGAAATGAATGTCCCGGCATTCTTATATGCCTCTGATATGATGATAGAAGATATACAGAATGATCAAAGCCTTACACAACTGAAAAATGCCGCTATGCTCCCCGGAATAGCCAACGGAGTATATGCTATGCCCGATATTCATTACGGTTACGGCCTTCCTATCGGCGGAGTGCTTCCTGTTTTTGCTGACAAAGGCGTTATCACGCCGGGGGGTGTTGGGTTTGATATAAACTGCGGTGTCAGATTGATTACATTTGATATTAACAAATCGGAACTTAAAAACCCTGAGTCTCTCGTGAAGCATTTATATAAAAAGATTCCCTGCGGAGTGGGTGAGGGTGGAAATATAAAGCTTTCAAATAAAGAAATGAAAAAACTGCTGCAGGAAGGCTCAAAGTGGGCAGTGAATAGTGGTTACGGGAACGAATCCGACCTGTACAACACTGAATCCTTCGGATGCCTCTCCGAAGCAGACCCGTCGCAGGTCTCAAAAAGAGCTATGGAGAGGGGTTCAGATCAATGCGGAACTCTGGGGAGCGGGAATCATTTCCTTGAAATTGGATCGGTGGATAAAATTTTTGATAAAAAAACGGCAAACTTTTGGGGGCTTGAAGAAGGAAAATTAACACTGATGATTCATTCAGGCTCCCGCGGGCTTGGTCATCAGATTTGCACCGATTTTCTCAAAGTTTTCGAAAGGACACTGGAAAAATATAAAATTAGTGTTCCCGATAAGCAGTTGAGTTGTGCGCCCGTTGACAGTGATGAATCAAGAAAATATTTTTCTGCGATGGCGTGTGCTGCCAATTTTGCATGGGCTAACAGACAAATTCTTATGAATCTGGCAGTTTCAGCAGTTGCGGATTATTTTAAAGTAAAAGCGGAAAATTTGAATTACAGGCTTATTTATGATGTGGCTCATAATATAGTAAAAAAAGAGTTTTTTGATTTAAAATCTAAAAACTGTGAAATATATGTACACAGAAAGGGAGCTACCAGAGCTTTGCCTCCCGGTCATAAGGATTTGCCGGAGCATCTTAAAAAATCCGGTCAGCCTGTAATTATTCCGGGTGATATGGGCAGATATTCCTATATCCTTTCGGGTGTAAAAAATGCCCCGGAACTTTCTTTTAACTCGGCCTGCCACGGCGCCGGCAGGGTGCTGAGCCGCAAAAAAGCAGTCAAAACTGCCGGAGATCGTAATATTGCAATAGAGTTAAAGGATAAAAACATTTATGTGATGAGCAGGGGGAAAAAAACACTCAAGGAAGAGATGCCTGATGCATACAAAGATGTTGCAAACGTGGTTGATGTGGTGCATAATCTGAAAATTGCCGAAAAAACGGCGAGAATTAAACCAATATGTGTTATAAAGGGTTAG
- a CDS encoding acyl-CoA dehydratase activase yields the protein MTKTGMDLGSRFVKICIENEGELSFYKYDTIDFYKKYVSRDSSNQLKIEHSLLDNVNSKITATGYGRNLMNFSNAEVISEIKAHFQGARRQTGLDDFVLIDIGGQDSKVIKASGGFIDDFVMNDKCAASTGRFLENAANILRINIDEMAAYTENPCKLSSTCAIFSESEIVGKIAEGVSTEEISAGVNLSVARRLLPLVKRFSRYEIYGAGGVVSLNGVKYFLQELLDKEINVLENYQYNAAIGCVV from the coding sequence ATGACAAAAACAGGCATGGATTTGGGCAGCAGATTTGTAAAAATCTGCATAGAAAATGAGGGAGAGTTAAGCTTTTATAAGTATGATACAATAGATTTTTATAAAAAATATGTAAGCAGGGACTCTTCCAACCAGCTTAAAATAGAGCACAGTTTACTGGATAACGTCAACTCTAAGATTACAGCTACCGGCTACGGCAGGAATCTTATGAATTTCTCCAATGCAGAGGTTATCTCCGAAATAAAGGCTCATTTTCAGGGAGCCAGAAGACAGACCGGTTTGGATGATTTTGTACTGATAGATATAGGCGGTCAGGACAGTAAAGTGATAAAAGCTTCAGGCGGATTTATCGATGATTTTGTTATGAACGATAAATGTGCCGCCAGTACAGGAAGGTTTTTGGAAAATGCAGCTAACATTTTACGTATAAATATAGATGAGATGGCTGCCTATACGGAGAATCCGTGTAAATTAAGCAGTACCTGTGCAATTTTTTCCGAAAGCGAGATTGTCGGTAAAATTGCAGAAGGTGTTTCCACTGAGGAAATATCTGCAGGTGTTAATTTGTCCGTTGCCAGACGTCTGTTGCCTTTAGTAAAACGTTTCTCAAGATATGAAATATACGGAGCCGGTGGAGTTGTCAGTCTTAACGGCGTAAAATATTTTCTGCAAGAACTGCTGGATAAGGAGATTAATGTTTTGGAAAATTATCAATACAATGCCGCAATTGGCTGTGTGGTATAA
- the lpxB gene encoding lipid-A-disaccharide synthase, with protein MKVFMIAGEESGDIHGSNLIRQLQKLADVSLYGTGGDNLKSLGQEQYFITDQMTIIGLDDIVSNIPFIYRMFKTLEEKLDEVKPDVVILVDYPGFNLRFAKKAHAKNCKVVYYIAPQVWAWHYSRVHKIKKYIDKVFCILPFEEELFKQEGIDATYVGNPVVDNMKYTFANRSEFCKYLSLDENKEIIGLLPGSRKREISGLLPEMIKASEHFADNFEFVVAKAAGVDANVIKGYTDNTKVKMAENCTYDVMKYSKLAWVCSGTATLETALNQTPMILLYKVGSLSWFIGKMLVKTKYAGLPNIIEGREIIPELLQSDMNAENIINKTEMILNNYGKFKKDIENISSKFNQIDPSKKAAEEILSII; from the coding sequence ATGAAAGTCTTTATGATTGCCGGGGAAGAGTCCGGCGATATACACGGAAGTAATCTCATCCGTCAGCTGCAGAAGCTGGCGGATGTTTCTTTATACGGTACCGGCGGGGATAACCTCAAATCACTGGGTCAGGAGCAGTATTTCATAACAGACCAAATGACGATTATCGGCCTGGATGATATCGTTTCAAATATTCCCTTCATTTACAGAATGTTCAAAACACTTGAAGAAAAGCTCGATGAAGTTAAACCGGATGTGGTTATACTGGTTGATTATCCCGGCTTTAATCTGAGATTTGCCAAAAAAGCACATGCGAAAAATTGTAAAGTAGTTTACTACATAGCTCCCCAGGTTTGGGCGTGGCATTATTCAAGGGTGCACAAAATAAAAAAATATATTGATAAAGTCTTTTGTATTCTACCTTTTGAGGAAGAACTATTTAAACAGGAAGGTATAGATGCGACTTATGTGGGCAACCCTGTAGTGGACAATATGAAGTACACATTTGCAAACAGAAGTGAATTTTGTAAATATCTCTCATTGGATGAAAATAAAGAGATTATCGGGCTATTGCCCGGCAGCAGGAAACGGGAAATTTCCGGATTGTTGCCGGAAATGATTAAGGCCTCTGAACACTTTGCAGATAATTTTGAATTTGTTGTTGCGAAGGCAGCCGGTGTGGATGCCAATGTAATTAAAGGGTATACAGATAACACTAAAGTAAAAATGGCAGAAAACTGTACTTATGATGTGATGAAATACTCCAAGCTTGCATGGGTTTGTTCCGGGACTGCAACTTTGGAGACTGCTTTAAATCAAACGCCGATGATTTTGTTGTATAAAGTTGGGTCGTTAAGCTGGTTTATCGGCAAAATGCTGGTAAAAACAAAATATGCCGGCCTGCCTAATATCATTGAAGGCAGAGAAATTATTCCTGAATTACTGCAGAGCGATATGAATGCAGAAAATATTATTAACAAAACTGAGATGATTCTTAATAATTACGGTAAGTTTAAAAAAGATATAGAAAATATCAGCAGTAAATTTAATCAAATCGACCCATCCAAGAAGGCCGCTGAAGAAATACTTTCAATAATCTAA
- a CDS encoding class II SORL domain-containing protein, with amino-acid sequence MGNIGEFVKTADYKSEKHVPVIECPSGLKKGEASDVVVSVGKEIAHPNTTEHFISWIALYFKPEDGNIYNLGRAEFLSHGESVKGANEGPAYTDPVACFRVKLEEKGKLVAVSYCNIHGLWESEVDVSF; translated from the coding sequence ATGGGAAACATTGGTGAATTTGTAAAAACAGCGGATTATAAGAGCGAGAAGCATGTACCGGTTATTGAATGTCCTTCAGGTCTTAAAAAAGGTGAAGCATCCGATGTAGTGGTGAGTGTGGGAAAAGAAATTGCACACCCTAACACCACAGAACACTTTATCAGCTGGATTGCTCTGTATTTCAAACCTGAAGATGGTAACATTTACAATCTCGGCAGAGCTGAATTTCTTTCCCACGGTGAATCCGTTAAAGGTGCCAATGAAGGCCCTGCATACACAGATCCTGTGGCATGTTTCAGAGTTAAGCTCGAAGAAAAAGGAAAACTTGTTGCAGTAAGTTATTGCAACATTCACGGGCTCTGGGAAAGCGAAGTGGATGTGTCATTCTGA
- a CDS encoding DUF554 domain-containing protein has product MITGTIVNTIAVTAGSLIGITFGSRIKTKTKDAVVKALGLAVLVLGMKMSFVNHDFLPGLVSLVLGTGIGEFLDIEIKLDKTGKYLQEKTGSNSGTFVLGFITATVLFCVGSMTIVGAIKDGLNNDPSVLYVKSLLDGISSIILASTLGIGVIFSAIFVFVYQGLLSLLASKATFLLSEEVYVNGISLVGGIIILGIGLNMLELTKIKTANMLPALFIIPFMDFIFKLF; this is encoded by the coding sequence ATGATTACAGGGACTATAGTAAATACCATTGCAGTTACAGCAGGAAGCTTAATCGGTATCACTTTCGGCAGCAGAATCAAGACAAAAACAAAAGATGCCGTTGTAAAAGCATTGGGGTTGGCTGTACTTGTTCTCGGTATGAAAATGTCTTTTGTAAATCATGACTTTCTGCCCGGCCTTGTAAGCCTGGTCCTGGGTACGGGCATTGGTGAATTTCTTGATATCGAGATTAAGCTTGATAAAACGGGCAAATATCTGCAGGAAAAAACGGGTAGTAATTCCGGCACATTTGTATTGGGATTTATTACCGCAACAGTTCTGTTTTGTGTCGGTTCTATGACAATCGTCGGAGCAATCAAAGACGGTCTGAATAATGATCCTTCTGTCCTGTATGTCAAAAGCCTGCTTGACGGAATATCTTCTATTATTTTGGCTTCAACCTTAGGTATAGGCGTTATTTTCTCCGCAATTTTTGTTTTTGTATACCAGGGACTTTTAAGTTTACTGGCATCAAAAGCCACATTTCTGCTTAGCGAAGAAGTCTATGTGAACGGTATATCATTAGTAGGAGGAATTATTATCCTCGGGATAGGGTTAAATATGCTGGAATTAACCAAAATCAAAACGGCAAATATGCTCCCAGCTTTGTTTATCATTCCTTTTATGGATTTTATCTTCAAACTATTTTAA
- a CDS encoding type IV pilus secretin PilQ codes for MFVLLVSCAQKPTKTVENDTQKITVTNISIDKNNNTYEMNIATDGEALFNTYYSKTPYKIIAMVGKADFSSELMEYNYSSGIVESVNLIPSSNFATIEVKLKQDVNYSFNQSDQELTVNFKPLKEGKVIGKSGTDTENINVSEHKVAKYVESYNNLSDGSDLLVNIGVDGIVRYDYGYLDDGKFYLDLFDVKSDLARKAYPGKGPIESVKVGSYYPPQKVRFIFEITKSMPIFVGQDGNHLVVSNNISEVPEEAKYIVSMDNIFVNNYQSIVLKLTNDVPFTKKVIDGNLVLTFDAPLKLLNSVKNVVAFDNQPFKKVKVVEINGKTSLIVEPNGDIYAKVDKMPEGILITGSFSKFSKADITMKEQAKSAESTEKSKKETKKEDLISINIKNMDVKEAIRLVYYGRAENLVFGKNVQGTVTLYLDKVDYRNALEMIYKENGLMELKENNITWVVTKERYQQMQQAKLQAKQQEKEQQKFEPIHTEIVSVNYSNASEYKGIISSVLSGRGKIQVEKRTNSFIISDTKSGIKRSKELLAKLDKPIPQVEIEARIVEVFDTNNLNIGIQWGGKYSESTTAYDFPGTINISGNTAATGPSGSGYLVNLPVGNPAGALSLALGSISGKYNLDVALSALETQNKVKTVSSPRITTLNNQEAEIKSGSTAIIVPTGDNTETEEVDVGIKLNITPQITPNNMIFLNIEVEKSTLGQVTANTATTEEKKASTQVLLENGETTVIGGIYENSETSTVQGVPFLQNIPFLGWLFKSKQKIIDKKELMVFITPRVVE; via the coding sequence ATGTTTGTTCTGCTGGTGTCATGTGCTCAGAAACCGACTAAAACGGTGGAAAATGATACACAAAAAATTACCGTTACGAACATTTCTATCGATAAGAATAATAATACATATGAAATGAATATTGCCACAGACGGTGAAGCATTATTTAATACATATTACTCTAAAACACCTTACAAAATAATCGCAATGGTGGGAAAAGCAGATTTTTCATCTGAGCTGATGGAGTATAATTATTCATCCGGTATTGTTGAAAGTGTAAATCTTATACCTTCCTCTAATTTTGCCACAATTGAAGTAAAGCTGAAGCAGGATGTCAATTATTCATTTAACCAGAGTGATCAGGAGCTAACAGTAAATTTTAAACCTTTAAAAGAAGGAAAAGTTATTGGTAAAAGTGGCACGGACACCGAAAACATTAATGTGTCCGAACATAAAGTGGCAAAATATGTTGAAAGTTATAATAATTTGTCTGATGGATCCGACCTGCTCGTTAATATAGGTGTGGATGGTATAGTCAGATATGATTATGGTTACCTTGATGACGGCAAGTTTTATTTGGATTTGTTTGATGTGAAGAGTGATCTTGCCAGGAAGGCTTACCCTGGAAAAGGCCCGATAGAATCCGTTAAAGTAGGCAGTTATTACCCACCTCAGAAAGTGAGATTTATTTTTGAAATCACCAAATCCATGCCTATTTTTGTGGGACAAGATGGCAACCATCTTGTAGTTTCAAACAATATTTCAGAAGTACCCGAGGAAGCAAAGTATATTGTTTCAATGGACAATATTTTTGTAAACAATTACCAGAGTATCGTATTAAAGCTGACAAATGACGTACCTTTCACTAAAAAGGTTATCGATGGCAATCTTGTACTTACTTTTGATGCCCCGTTAAAACTTTTAAACTCAGTTAAGAATGTAGTGGCTTTTGATAATCAGCCTTTTAAGAAAGTAAAGGTTGTGGAGATAAACGGGAAAACATCTTTGATTGTTGAACCCAATGGAGATATTTACGCAAAAGTTGATAAAATGCCCGAAGGCATACTTATAACCGGCAGCTTTAGTAAGTTTTCAAAAGCCGATATAACGATGAAAGAGCAAGCTAAGTCAGCTGAATCAACGGAAAAATCAAAGAAAGAGACTAAGAAAGAAGACCTCATCAGTATCAATATCAAAAATATGGATGTTAAGGAGGCAATCAGACTCGTTTATTACGGAAGGGCGGAAAATCTCGTTTTCGGCAAAAACGTTCAGGGGACAGTAACTCTTTATCTGGATAAAGTGGACTACAGAAATGCCCTTGAGATGATATATAAAGAAAACGGTTTGATGGAACTAAAAGAAAATAATATTACATGGGTGGTCACTAAAGAACGCTATCAGCAGATGCAGCAGGCTAAGCTTCAGGCAAAACAGCAGGAGAAAGAACAACAGAAATTTGAGCCTATCCATACGGAAATAGTGTCTGTAAACTATTCCAATGCGTCAGAGTACAAAGGAATAATTTCCAGTGTCCTTTCTGGGAGAGGTAAAATACAGGTCGAGAAAAGAACCAACAGTTTTATTATTTCAGATACTAAGTCCGGGATTAAAAGGTCGAAAGAATTGTTGGCAAAACTTGATAAACCAATACCACAGGTGGAGATCGAGGCCCGTATTGTTGAAGTTTTTGACACTAACAACCTGAATATTGGTATCCAGTGGGGCGGAAAATACTCAGAAAGTACAACCGCTTATGATTTCCCCGGGACTATTAATATTAGTGGTAATACGGCAGCAACAGGTCCTAGTGGAAGCGGATACTTGGTTAATTTGCCTGTGGGCAACCCCGCGGGAGCGCTCTCTTTAGCGTTAGGAAGCATATCCGGAAAATATAATCTGGACGTAGCATTGTCTGCTCTTGAAACACAGAATAAAGTTAAAACAGTATCCAGCCCAAGAATAACTACCTTGAATAACCAGGAAGCTGAAATCAAAAGTGGCAGCACAGCTATAATCGTTCCCACCGGGGATAATACAGAAACAGAAGAAGTGGATGTAGGTATAAAACTTAATATTACTCCCCAAATCACACCGAATAATATGATTTTTTTAAACATAGAGGTTGAAAAAAGTACATTGGGGCAGGTTACTGCAAATACTGCAACTACTGAAGAAAAGAAGGCTTCCACTCAAGTCTTGCTTGAAAATGGTGAGACAACCGTTATAGGCGGCATTTATGAAAATTCGGAAACAAGCACGGTGCAGGGTGTACCGTTTTTACAAAATATTCCGTTCTTAGGGTGGCTATTTAAGTCTAAACAAAAAATAATTGATAAAAAAGAGTTAATGGTTTTTATAACCCCGAGAGTGGTAGAATAG
- a CDS encoding SDR family oxidoreductase: MDLGLKGKAMFVAASSKGIGLGVAKALAEEDADVLIGSRNEEQVDKSVSELDKLGKGRVVGHFLDASDARSIKEWIEFGMAKLGDPDGLLVNAGGPPAGKFLDFYDSDWQSAFELTLMSAVRMIKAVLPKMREKGKGSVLSVTSSSVKEPIESLLLSNVMRSGVTSLMKSLSVEFGPENIRFNNLVPGRIDTERVKHLDEINSKMLNIPLEKHKKNEMSSIPLRRYGTTDEIGRAGAFLLSDAASYISGVTLLVDGAKTKTVW; encoded by the coding sequence ATGGATCTTGGGCTAAAGGGCAAAGCAATGTTTGTGGCAGCATCATCGAAGGGTATTGGTTTAGGTGTGGCAAAAGCTTTGGCTGAGGAAGATGCGGATGTTTTAATAGGCAGCAGAAATGAGGAGCAGGTTGATAAAAGTGTTTCTGAATTGGATAAGTTGGGAAAGGGCAGAGTTGTCGGTCATTTCCTGGATGCTTCTGATGCCAGATCAATCAAAGAGTGGATAGAATTTGGAATGGCAAAATTGGGAGACCCCGATGGTTTGCTTGTAAATGCCGGCGGCCCTCCTGCCGGAAAGTTTCTGGATTTTTACGACTCAGACTGGCAAAGTGCATTTGAACTGACGCTTATGAGCGCTGTGAGGATGATAAAGGCTGTACTGCCTAAAATGAGAGAAAAAGGAAAGGGCTCTGTTTTGTCCGTGACCTCATCATCCGTGAAAGAGCCTATAGAGTCACTGCTGCTGTCAAACGTTATGCGATCAGGTGTAACCAGCTTGATGAAAAGTCTCTCTGTAGAATTCGGTCCGGAAAACATCCGTTTCAACAATTTAGTACCGGGCAGAATAGACACGGAAAGGGTAAAGCACCTTGATGAAATAAACTCAAAAATGCTGAATATCCCACTGGAAAAACATAAGAAAAATGAAATGTCCTCCATTCCATTAAGAAGATATGGCACAACGGATGAAATCGGCAGAGCCGGAGCATTTTTACTGTCCGATGCTGCAAGTTATATTAGCGGTGTCACGCTTCTTGTGGACGGAGCCAAGACCAAGACTGTATGGTAA
- a CDS encoding 2-hydroxyacyl-CoA dehydratase family protein has product MKKVGFTTTIPVEIIFAANLIPVDLNNIFITDNNPHTFIDFAEQEGLPRNTCNWIKGIYTSVMQNSVDKVISVTGGDCSNNHALTEIFRAEGIDVTTFNYPYENKSRYVSLKSEMSLLTAELGTDLDTVQKFQENLQGVRSKLKRLDELTVENKVSGFENHLWLVSSTDFNGDYLSFEDNLIAFLDEAQRREEIKNNLRIGFVGVPPIFTDLYEFLENKGVHIAFNEVQRQFSIISEKRDIVEKYLDYTYPYDISCRIEDINREIKKRKLDGIIHYVQSFCYRQLQDLIIKREIEVPVITIEGNEPGGVDARTKIRLESFIEMLEERKK; this is encoded by the coding sequence ATGAAAAAAGTCGGCTTTACCACTACTATCCCTGTGGAAATAATATTTGCAGCAAACCTTATCCCCGTTGATCTTAACAATATTTTTATAACGGATAATAATCCCCACACATTTATCGATTTTGCCGAGCAGGAAGGTCTTCCCAGGAATACCTGTAACTGGATTAAAGGTATTTATACTTCAGTTATGCAGAACAGCGTTGATAAAGTTATTTCTGTAACAGGCGGTGATTGCAGTAATAATCATGCATTAACCGAAATTTTCAGAGCGGAAGGTATAGATGTTACTACTTTCAATTACCCGTATGAAAACAAGAGTCGTTATGTTTCCCTGAAATCTGAAATGAGCCTTTTAACTGCTGAGCTTGGTACGGATCTTGATACTGTGCAGAAATTTCAGGAAAATCTACAGGGAGTCAGAAGTAAGTTAAAAAGGCTGGATGAACTCACCGTTGAGAATAAAGTGAGCGGATTTGAAAATCATTTGTGGCTTGTATCCTCAACGGATTTTAACGGTGATTATTTGAGTTTTGAAGATAATCTGATTGCTTTTTTGGATGAAGCCCAGAGAAGAGAAGAAATAAAAAATAATCTCAGAATCGGATTTGTAGGGGTTCCGCCGATATTCACAGATTTGTATGAATTTCTTGAGAATAAAGGTGTGCATATTGCATTTAATGAGGTTCAGCGCCAGTTTTCCATTATTTCTGAAAAGAGGGATATTGTGGAAAAATATCTGGATTACACTTATCCTTATGATATCTCCTGCAGGATTGAAGATATCAATCGTGAAATAAAAAAGCGGAAGCTGGATGGTATTATTCATTATGTGCAATCGTTTTGCTACAGACAGCTGCAGGATTTGATTATCAAACGGGAGATTGAGGTCCCTGTGATAACGATTGAGGGAAATGAACCGGGTGGAGTTGATGCCAGAACAAAAATCAGGCTTGAATCATTTATAGAAATGCTTGAGGAAAGGAAAAAATGA